The genomic window GACTACGCTAGCATTTTGATGGGGAGAAAAAAGTTACTATGCTTCCCTTGTTTTAAAGCCATCGCTTTACATTATTATTAATTAACGTTTGCTATTTCTTGGTAAATGTTAGTAGGTAACCCAACTCAGATGCGGGGGATTTGTGATTGGTCTTCACATATGCCACAATATCGCGGACGGCTACGGCAGCACCCAATTCCTGAAATGTGTCGCTGACTTGGCATGTACCGAGGGTGACGCCTCCCAAATTGTATCGCCGGTGTGGAATAGGGATCTCCTAACAGCACGCGTCCCTCCACACATAAACCCGGCCTACGAGGAATTCCTCCAACGATTAGGCACCACCGCCGACGACATCATGTTGTCAACACCGCCGGAGGAAATGGCCGGCCGCTTCTTCCTCTTTGGCCCAGGGGACATGGCATCGCTACGAAGGCATGCCCCGGTGCACCTTACACCGCCAGTCACCAGCTTCGAGCTTCTGACTGCGGTCATGTGGCGTTGCCGCACAGTGGCGCTCGGCTACGAGCACCACCAGCGGGTGCGCCTGATGTTTTCTCTAAATGCGCGTGGGAGGTGGAAGCGTCATGCGCTCGTCCCACGTGGGTTCTACGGAAATGCGCTCTTCTACCCTGCGGTAGACACGACCGCCGAGGAACTATGCTTCAACCCGCTTGGCTATGCGCTCAAACTCGTCCGCGAGGCCAAGCGTGACATGACAGACGACAACATGGAGTCCATGGTGGATTTCATGGCGTCTATGCGTGGGCGGCCACCTCTCACCATGGACAGAATGTATGAGGTCTCTGACATCAAGTGGGTTGGACAGGACGCGCTAGACTTTGGATGGGCGAAGCGGGTTGACGGCGGCGTACCCATGGTTGGGGACATTGCCTGCAAGTCTGTGAGCTACCACATGAGGTGCAAGAATGGAAAGGGTCATGACATGATCGCGGTATCCATGCTATTGCCAGGACCTGCAATGGACAAGTTCGAGAAGGAGATTGATGTTTGGGTGAACAACGAAAACTAGTCCAGCTCCAGCTCCACTCGTTGTAAAATAAACCCCGGGGTGCACACGTGCTTTACCGTGTTGTTTTCATGTTCTGGGCGTGGGCGTGTAATAAATGAGGCTGTCGTAAgtctaaaaacttctaaataaaGTGCGTCTCAGAATAAAAAAGGATCTAAATAAAGTGTGGTGATCTGCAATCATTTGCACTTGCTTTTGGGCATCTCCAACTCCTTGTTTGCACACTTATTTTCTAATAATAATCTCTGTCGACCTCTATTTGCCTAGATACATCTCCACCAATGTCTCTGCTGCTTCGTATAACAATAAATCTTACTTACTCCTATGTAGAAAACTACCAATAGCTATCATTTATTGTTATATAACTTCCACATCGATACAAATAACGTCATGATGCGAGAAGAATTGACGACCAAGATGGTGAAGATCGATACCAATCTTGACCCAAAACTCGAGATCGCATTGGAGAGAACCTTGTATGTTAATGGGTGTGTATCAAAAACCGTAAGAACGGGCACCAGAGTCGAATTGATAGAAACGAGaaaaaatgatactccctccgatccatattacctGTTGCATCTTTAGTACAATGTAGTAAAGATGTGACAAGCAATATGGATAGGAGGGAGTACTAAATTTGGTCAGAAAAACTAAAAAGATGAAATTAGATTGGGTAGTTTAATTTTTACCCTCTTGGATGCCCAAAAGGACCGAAGAAACTGAGAAAAACCAATAACGCGCAACCTCAATGCATTAGTCCCACAACCCACTACTCAACTTAGACACATCCATTTACGCCTTTAGGAGGTTTCCCTCACCTTCCCTCCTACTTGAGGCATCGTAAGATCAAAGCATACGACAACCAGCCAGTCGATGCTCCATCACTCCTTCATCCCGGTGGCTAGCTGGTACTGGAGCTGTGGCATATCCCCCCTCTCCCTCCTACTTCTCATCCAGAACGATCAAATTTTAGAAGACCAATCGGTCATCTTTTTTTTTAAACCGAATATCTTATTAGATTGAAGAATTGAACTGATCGTCCCCCTCTACCAAATGCCTAGGCCTACATTCTTAACTCATACTCCTCCATTTTCATTTGCTTTGCGTATTAGTTTTTTTCCCCTCAAATCAAACGTTGTTAACCGTGACCAAGATTATAGACATACCAAATTGAAACTTGAATATATTTATTGGAAATGTTCAAAAAAATTCTATAAACCCCATGAAACTTTATACAAAGTTGAGTTAACAAATATACATAGTAAATAAAAAAGATAATAAGTAAAAACTAAGAGAGTATTAAATTCCAGGCTTTGACAAAAGTGTTAGCCAAACGTGGGCTAGTAATTTTTATTTGAGGGGTTCCAAATGTGGTGGACTGGGGAGATGCTTTTGCAAGTAGGCCGAGATCTCCAGTTGATGGGCCTCAGCCTGTGCTTGCTTCTCTTCTGTGCCCTCGCATTCCCCATCCCCTCTGGAAATAtccccacccgcgccgccgccgacacccaccccaccgccgccgccgtcgccgcacaAAGCTCGAGCAATGGAACAATCGCTGCCAACGACCGTGTCTACGTGCACCCCCGACACGGCGATGGGCAAGCACGTGTTCAAGATCGTCGGCTACCATCTGCACAAGGGTTTGGGCGTCGGCAAGTACATACGGTCCGCCACCTTCGCCGTCGGCGGCTACGACTGGTGCGTCCGTTACTACCCCGATGGATACTCATCCCCCGAGTGCAATGGCTACATCTCTGTCTACCTCGAGCTCCTCTCCAGGAACGCCGAGGTCAGGGCGAACTACACATTCAGTCTAatcgactcgggcggcggcggcgcgcagccATGGTCGCCGTTCATCCGCCGCTTCGCTCACAACTACACCTCCGTCGATGCTTGCTATGGAGCTGACATGTTCATCAAACAGAGTTCGCTCGAATCGGTGCCGTACCTGCGGGACGACACCGTGGTGATTGAGTGTGAGGTCAAGGTTATCAGGTGCCCGCAGGTGCAGGAGGAGTCCGTGCTGGCCGCTTCACATATCGAGGTGCCGCCCTTGGATCTGCCGAACCACCTCAGAAAGTTGCTGGATGGAAAGAGAGGAGCAGATGTGACTTTTGAGGTTAAAGGCAAGGTTTTCCCTGCACACAAGATTATGCTCGCCACGCGATCGCCGGTCTTCGATGCTCAGCTCTATGGACCCATGAGCGATGCCAATGCCACAAGTAGGAACATAATCATCGAGGATATGGAACCCCCTGTTTTCAGGGCCTTGCTTCACTTCATCTACACGGATTCGCTGCCGGCTATGGATGACCTTGATGATGGTGAGAACCAAGAGATGGTTAAACACTTGCTGGTGGCTGCCGACAGGTATGCCATGGACAGGATGAAGATGATATgtgaaggtattctctgcaagagcCTTGACGTTGAGACCGTGGCGACGACATTGGCGCTAGCTGATCAGCATCACTGCAGCAAGCTGAAAGATGCCTGTGTTGAATTCATTCTCTCTTCAAACAGAATGGATGATGTGGTAGCAAGCCAGGGGTATGCACACCTCAAACGATCTTGTCATGCTCTCATGTTTGATGTCTTTGAGAGGGCTACCAAGTCTCGCAAAATTTAATATGCTAATCTTGAGTTATGCCTCAAAAATAGTCAGTTTAGTTGACATGTCGATTCATCAAAGGTTTACCTGAAATGAACTAGTTTCTTATCTTGAGTTATGCTGATGTTGGGTTAACTTCTGGATGACTAGCCACCTGTGTAAGTTCTTTTGGAGGAGATGGGTTGGTCTTGCAAGATGTACTGAACTACTCGTTGCCTCTTCATATGTATGAACCTACACTTGCTTATCTAGTCTCTAAATTATTTGATTTTCTGAGTTTTCAGCACCTTTACTGTTTATCTGTTATAGTTTTGCCCTTGTGTATCCATTTTCAGACTAAACATTACCTGAACGTTCAGCATGATATTTTAACCAGATAAACCTTTGATTTCATTTTTGTTTAAAAACTGCGGAAATTTTGATTTCCAGGTAATTAGTTTTGTGGTAGTAGGTGACGCTAGGTTCATGAACATAAATGTGGATGCTGAGTGCTAGATTTCAGTTGGAGAGAAAGCTAAGATGAAATTGACTTCCAGACTGTTAATAATCATGAACTTGGGCCATCAGAGGAACTCATAACGGCTGGCGGTTTTGTTGGTTTTCCGAGCTTTTGCAGTCATTCTATAGGATGTTTGAAGGTAAGCATAATAAGCTGGTGGTGAATTTATTCCTTGCACAATTATAGTTTTCTTAATTATCTGCTGCACTAGCATTACCAGGCTTACCAGGGCATGCCAGGCTGATACTCCTTACTGTCCTCCAAAATGTGCTAGTGGTAATATTGTTTCCACCATGAAGTGTGCTAATGTGAAGCAACTTGATCGAAATGCAGATTGGCAGTGCAAAATTCTAGCGTACCGAATTAGCTAGGTAACCGATCGTCTGTCTTCGAACTCTTGCTGTGCCTGTTGCAAACCCGTTAGTTGTAAGAAAAATTCTGTGTTTTTTGTTTCGTGTGATCATAGCATATACATGCATATGTTCCGTGTAagttgtactcccttcgttcctaaatataagtctttgtagagatttcagtAAGGACTACataaggatgtatatagacatattttagagtgcaaaattcactcattttgctccgtatgtagtctgcattggaatctctaaaaagttttatatttaggaacggagggagtaacttgtAAGAAGAAATTTCTTGGAACAATCTTTGCATATCTATAGTATGCGCACTTGCATTTTCTGGGAGATGAATTTTAGCATATATATAATTCTACATGGTGTTCCCTCTGATGTGGGAAGGTTTAGCTTAACTGTGCCCAGGTTCTGTATCCAGACTGGGGCTTCTGTGCGTGCAACCATCGCCACCCTCGTGATCATTTGTCACTGATCATATGCCGGAACCTTCCCGTGAACCGCAGCAGATCAAGTTGAAGATCCGCAGGCCCTGAATTGTTTTCCGTCAGTCTATCAGTACAGTGCAGAAGAAGCAACCAGTCTGAAATTGATGTGTAACTTCTTCATGTACCATCTATATGTCTGATTTATATTGTTGGCTATGAATGAATCTTTTTTATTATGCGAGCTTTACATGGCAGCCATGCCAGTTCATATTTTTGAAAGAACAGACTAATAAACATTTTGAGAGGAGGTCTAATTGCCACAGGATATCTGGCATGGTTGATTCAAGCCCAAGTACAATGTTGACAACAAGTGATTATCAATGCCAAAATATTGACAACCATTCAAACAAAGGCTGCATCTGTTTCAGTCGTGGAGAGTTTCTACGGCGATCATCATGCCAACCAGGTTCTGGGGCATTTCTTTAACTAGTTGCCTCAGTTTCCTTCATGCGGCAGAAGTTGCCTACGGTGAtcatgacaatggggacccaccgaAGAGCGCCCCGGCAAGAGCTCCTGTCTCACCACCGGCGTCGGGGGTGCCCGGCGCGACCGCTGCTCGCCCTACCCATCCTTTGATCCTAGGGCCAAACCTTCCGTAATCACCACGTGACACTATTAAACACGTCAATTCCCTCTATACAACTGTTTTGACCAGGTCCATCTAACTTGACATGAAATCCATTGGGTACCCTAGTAGCAGTCCAACATTAAAATGCCATGATTTTCACGAAGTTCTTCTGAACTTCGGTCATGCAATTCGTGCTTCTAAAGTATGTGAAATGAAATTGATAACGGGGCATGAGAGTAGAAAATAATAATTCTATAGCATAGATACTCCATTCTTTAGAACGTTGACACGATGTTCAAGACAGCATAACAATCATGAACTGATGGTTAGCAGTAGCGATGCTTCAGCCATGCAAAGTATATGTAGTACTAATAGTAGTAAGAACAAAGAACAGATAAcatgtttctcaaaaaagaaaaaagagcagACAAAATGGCTGATTTGTGTTAGAGGCTGCGACTCCTCTTTTTGAGTAAAACTGACAAAGAGCAGCCAATAGTAAACTAACACTAGCTAACAACATTGTAAACAGACTATAACCAGCCTTCCATCAGAACACAACGTGATGATTAAGATTGCACAACTTGTAACCTATTtttagcgccccccccccccccccccccccccccccccccccccccctcaaaaaaaAGGGCCCAAATCCTGGGCACAATAGCTTCAGCAAAGCTCTACTCCCCGACATGGTGAACGTCAATGGAACAAAAAATTATGGTGCCAGTTTTTTTAACAATACTCGCTGGATTTGGATTTTGACCGAAAAAAAGGAATTTCGTCCGAGATTCGCCCGTTTCGTTTGGACCCGGTATGAGTACAGACCGCTCGGACACAAAACAGAGGTAGTGATCAAAATTACTTGTCAGTGTAGTAGTCAGGCACACACTATATATGACCAGTACTAAATCGCTGCCAGCTTCACAACTATGCCTGAGAAAGAAACATCTCCAAACAAAGAGCCTGAGCGACCTGAGGCCAAAAGTAATAGGATCAAAGTGTATACCGAACATGAAAGATCAAAATATTACGCTATAGAAGAGAATAACCGAGCTAACCATTTCAACAACCAAACCACCATAACTTCTCATGAATGAATAAACATTTCAAACTGCAATTGAACCACCTTAACTTCTCATGAATGAATTAATATTTCAAACTGCAACAGTGCCTTTCATGCTTTTCAACATTGCAAACAAACTGAAAAGTAAACACGGGAGAACAGTACAACAGTTATAAAGCATAGATACTCCATTGTTCAGAACATTAACATGGTGTTCAACTGTTCAAGATAGCTTCCTCCATCCTAATAGTTCAGTTCTACTACGAATTAGTAAGAACAAATAACAAAAGACATGGCATGTATGGGATAGAACACTCCAGCGGCACGGCAAGCCAGGCATCTTATAGAAGTATGATGAACCGAGGCTCGGCATCTTCTTGTTGCGTCTCAAACAAtggaagtgaaatcatgctctcttgGAGGGGATACCCGGTGAGTGACAAGCTGAATTGACGCTCTACCCTTTCCACATTCCCTAAGAACAGTCAGGATAGTGCTTGATCAACAGCTCACGCTCGTTGATTACGGCCACGCTACGGATACCTTTCACCTCCAAATTAAGCGGTGGCAGTGCCTCCATCTCTAATAAGTTAATCCGGTTCCGCAAGCTCCAGGTCTCAGCATCATAGTCCTGCAACACCCAAACATCTATCTCGCCGTCACCTGTGAGGTGATACAAAGCAAGATCGCCGGCCATGTCCAACAACGACAGCGTATGCACCAACTGTGTTGGGCGGCTCATCTTCCGGAATGTCTCGGTTATGGTGTCGAATACCGTTATGTCAACGTTCAGTGCCCAGTGCAGGCAACCATGATGGTGGACTGGTGAACGACCGGGGTACCGGCTAACAAACTGAAACCAACTTTCTGAATCTTCCGGCCATTGGATGCGTCTTGGCTGGTCTGAGCCCACGGCGAGGACGAAGAAATCAGGGGACTGAGATGCATGGTGATATTCTAACATCCAGATCACCGGGTGTTCTCCGGATACGTGGTGCCGGTAGAAGCCGACGACCGAGACGGCGCGGAAGCCTGGTCGTGTGGGGGGGGTGTGGCAGGGAAGCGCACTTGCGGGTGTCCGGGTTGCAGATGTAGAAATTGTATTCCCGCGACACGATGAGGAGGCCATCACAGGCGGCCTAGTGTGAGATCCGAAAGGTCAAGACTGCACAGGGAGGGGTATACCGGAGGACGGGCCGTACCCTCTGATctccggcagcggcgagggagTAGATGCCCTGCATGTGCTGGCTGATGGGGAGCGACGGCTGGTGGTTGTGGTGGTCGAGGATGAACTTGCCGGTGGAAGTGCCGGCGCGCCACGACTTCCGGACGGCACGGCAGCGGAGCACGTCCTTGGTCGGCAGCCAGACCAGGATCTCTTCGACGACGAGCCACTCCGGCGGGTCGTCCAGCACGGTCGCGCCGCTGCTGTCCGGCATGCTGTTCTTCTAAGAAAATGGAAGAAGAAAACATTAGTGGTGCGACGGATTGGGCTCAAGAAAAGAGAACTGCTTCGGCGATCCACGTACAAACCGGGTTAAAGGACACTACGATGGGCAGGCAGAGCCGAGAGagcttaggccaactccagcgcacgacccTAAAATGGATGATACGGCGGCCGTGCACCCAACGCGCGGACGTGTCGTTTGGCCCCATCCTCTCTGCATCATTTTTGAAAGGCCAATATTTGAAAGCACGCTCAAGTTCTCAGGCCAGCAGCCCCAGTTTacgccggcaacacagccaacgGCCACTACATGTCCTCGCCAGCAACACAGCTAGCGGCCCCCTACATGTCCTCGCCGGCAACACGGCCAggggccggtgagggagtcctggattagggggtgtccggatggccggactatgacctttggccggactctcggactatgaagatacaagattgaagacttcgtcccgtgtccagataggactttccttggcgtggaaggcaagcttggcgatacgatatgtagatctcctcccattgtaaccgactctgtgtaaccctagccctctccggtgtctatataaaccggagagttttagtccataggacgaacaacaatcataccataggctagcttctagggtttagcctctctgatctcgtggtagatcaactcttgtactacccatatcatcaatattaatcaagcaggagtagggttttacctccatcaagagggcccgaacctgggtaaaaacatcgtgtcccttatctcatgttaccatccgcctagacgcacagttcgggaccccctacccgagatccgccggttttgacaccgacattggtgctttcattgagagttcctctgtgtcgtcacctttaggcccgatggcttcttcgatcatcaaccacgacgcggtccagggtgagacttttctccccggacagatcctcgtgtttggcggcttcgcactgcgggccaattcgcttggccatctggagcagatcgaaagctacgcccctggccatcaggtcagatttggaagtttgaactacacagctgacatccgcggggacttgatcttcgacggattcgagccacggccgagcgcgccgcactgccacGATGGGCATGAtgtagctctgccgccggacagcgcccagagcgccgctcaggtgtccgctccgacccttagctcggagccgactgcgccagtcggggacggatggttggacgccgccccgggagTTGCAATCTCTACGGTggtcgagccgaataccagcctagtcctttgtgaggcatgtaactccaaggtgccggactcctttccggactccaaatcttccgcaccccttccgatcgaacccaattgggctccgatcatggagttcaccgccgcggacgtctttcagcactcgccctttggcgacatcctgaatccactaaagtctctctctttatcaggagagccctggtcggactatggtcagcgaggttgggatgcggacgacgaagaaattcgaaacccacccaccacccacttcgtagccactgtcgacgatttaaccaacatgctcgacttcgactctgaagacatcgacggtatagacgccgatgaaggagatgaccaagaaccaacgcctatagggcactggacaaccacctcacctcacgatgtatacatggtggacacaactAAAAGAAACAAAGACAAGGATCAAAAGGGTGCAatgagggatcattccctcgaaaagcaatcaaagcggcggcggaaacgccgcgccaaaccccacctcgacagagatccagccatagagcaggatgaaccgGCGGACAACGAACATACCATCGAGAAACTGttcgaacagggcaacttggatgaACAAACCAAACATCCCGTCCCCGGCAaaaataatagtccggacgacctcacgccggacaaattaCTGGAGAAGAATAACCTcgaccaaaggctcgtcgccatgacacgtagcctgaaaaagcagaagcggaagctcagaACAGCGGAAGaggcactcagaatcagatgggacagagtactcaacaccgcacacaagtacggtgACATTccccacacaaagagctatccgtaGCGAAAATTACTACCAGAATTTGAGCCCACGCGgccaaaaaacaaggaagccaccaggtcggatagacgaccccatgaccgaCATCGAGCGGCAAAGGGTGCCGCATTTAATCCGGCATGCGATTCGCACAAGGATTCGAATCAAAAAGATGGCCCacccagatctatctatgggccaagaaagcaagctctcctcagcaatgcaacgcaacaaatatccgaacatcgcggcacaccgaaatacaggggcgccgcgcatcccctatgtttcaccgatgaggtgctggaccatgaatttccagcgggattcaagcccgtgaacatagaggcatacgacggaacaacagaccctggggtctggattgaggattatatcctccacatacacatggctagaggagatgacctccacgccataaaatacttacccctcaagctcaaagggccagcccgacattggcttaaaagccttcccgaaaacaccattggaagttgggaggagctcgaggatgcttttcgggcaaatttccaagggacctatgtctgacctccggatgcagacgatctaagtcatataactcaacaacccggagagtcatcccggtaactctggaacagattccttactaaaaagaatcaaatagtcgactgtccggacaccgaagccatagcagctttcaagcatagcgttcgagacgaatggctcgccagacacctcggccaagaaaagccaagatcaatggccgcattaacaagccttatgacccgcttttgcgcaggagaggatagc from Triticum aestivum cultivar Chinese Spring chromosome 3B, IWGSC CS RefSeq v2.1, whole genome shotgun sequence includes these protein-coding regions:
- the LOC123068292 gene encoding spermidine hydroxycinnamoyltransferase 1, yielding MSLVADRRKPELVLPARATPRETLALSDIDDHRDLRYLQPAVEFFRIVDGHGRPTKAVFRAALAEALVHYYPLAGRLREAPGGRLVVECTGEGVVFVEAEAAVSLDELGEPPLPACTFVEQLLCDVGDARVVIGVPLFFMQVTQLRCGGFVIGLHICHNIADGYGSTQFLKCVADLACTEGDASQIVSPVWNRDLLTARVPPHINPAYEEFLQRLGTTADDIMLSTPPEEMAGRFFLFGPGDMASLRRHAPVHLTPPVTSFELLTAVMWRCRTVALGYEHHQRVRLMFSLNARGRWKRHALVPRGFYGNALFYPAVDTTAEELCFNPLGYALKLVREAKRDMTDDNMESMVDFMASMRGRPPLTMDRMYEVSDIKWVGQDALDFGWAKRVDGGVPMVGDIACKSVSYHMRCKNGKDAFASRPRSPHVFKIVGYHLHKGLGVGKYIRSATFAVGGYDWCVRYYPDGYSSPECNGYISVYLELLSRNAEVRANYTFSLIDSGGGGAQPWSPFIRRFAHNYTSVDACYGADMFIKQSSLESVPYLRDDTVVIECEVKVIRCPQVQEESVLAASHIEVPPLDLPNHLRKLLDGKRGADVTFEVKGKVFPAHKIMLATRSPVFDAQLYGPMSDANATSRNIIIEDMEPPVFRALLHFIYTDSLPAMDDLDDGENQEMVKHLLVAADRYAMDRMKMICEGILCKSLDVETVATTLALADQHHCSKLKDACVEFILSSNRMDDVVASQGYAHLKRSCHALMFDVFERATKSRKI